The following proteins are co-located in the Rhodococcus opacus B4 genome:
- a CDS encoding MDR family MFS transporter, whose product MSNSVETPVAYTHRQILAVLSGLMLGMFLAALDQTIVATAIRTIADDLDGYSLQAWATTAYLVTATLATPLYGKLSDIYGRKPFFMFAITVFVIGSVLCTFSTSMYMLAAFRAVQGLGAGGLFSLALTIIGDIVSPRERAKYQGYFLAVFGTSSVLGPVLGGLFAGQDVIVGIDGWRWVFLVNVPVGLVALTVVSRVLHLPRRPGGSRRIDWWGAIALAVGVVPLLIVAEQGHTWGWGDSKSLVCYVIGVVGVLVFVLVELAMKDDALIPMRFFRNSTFALGVVISLVVGAVMFGGITLLPQYLQVVKGSSPTLAGFQILPMVLGLMAGSVVSGQMISRTGRYRYFPILGTALIAVAAFLLHTLAADTPMPIVMAFMLILGLGLGNLMQPLTLAIQNALPPQDMGVSTGAATFFRQIGGTAGVAIFLSILFSRLTPAIGERVTAAAGTSDFRRAVVAAAQSNDPAEAAMGQGMLSPDHAGVSGVLTDSSVIGRLDDVLALPFKQGFADAIGSVFLTVSMLAVVAFVLTVLWKEVPLRSESGLQAAARGNSAD is encoded by the coding sequence GTGTCGAATTCGGTCGAAACGCCGGTGGCCTATACCCACCGGCAGATCCTGGCTGTACTCAGCGGGTTGATGCTCGGCATGTTTCTCGCCGCGCTCGACCAGACGATCGTGGCGACGGCGATCCGCACCATCGCCGACGACCTCGACGGCTACTCGCTTCAGGCGTGGGCCACCACCGCGTACCTCGTCACCGCGACCCTGGCGACGCCGCTCTACGGCAAGCTGTCGGACATCTACGGCCGCAAGCCGTTCTTCATGTTCGCCATCACGGTGTTCGTGATCGGCTCGGTCCTGTGCACGTTCTCGACGTCGATGTACATGCTCGCGGCCTTCCGCGCGGTGCAGGGACTCGGCGCCGGCGGCCTGTTCTCGTTGGCGCTCACCATCATCGGCGACATCGTCTCCCCACGTGAGCGCGCCAAGTACCAGGGCTACTTCCTGGCCGTGTTCGGCACGTCCAGCGTGCTCGGGCCGGTGCTCGGCGGACTGTTCGCCGGGCAGGACGTGATCGTCGGAATCGACGGCTGGCGTTGGGTTTTCCTGGTCAACGTGCCGGTGGGTCTGGTCGCGCTCACGGTCGTCTCCCGGGTGCTGCACCTCCCGCGACGGCCGGGCGGAAGCCGGCGGATCGACTGGTGGGGCGCGATCGCCCTCGCGGTGGGTGTCGTGCCGTTGCTCATCGTCGCCGAACAAGGGCACACCTGGGGATGGGGCGATTCGAAGTCGTTGGTGTGCTACGTGATCGGCGTCGTCGGCGTGCTCGTCTTCGTGCTCGTGGAACTGGCGATGAAAGACGACGCGCTCATCCCGATGCGATTCTTCCGCAACAGCACCTTCGCGCTCGGCGTCGTCATCAGCCTCGTCGTGGGCGCCGTCATGTTCGGCGGCATCACCCTCCTGCCCCAGTACCTGCAGGTGGTGAAGGGCTCGAGCCCCACCCTCGCCGGGTTCCAGATCCTGCCGATGGTCCTCGGCCTCATGGCCGGGTCGGTGGTCAGCGGCCAGATGATCTCGCGGACAGGGCGATACCGGTACTTCCCGATCCTGGGAACCGCCTTGATCGCGGTCGCCGCGTTCCTGCTGCACACGCTCGCGGCCGATACCCCGATGCCCATCGTGATGGCGTTCATGCTGATCCTGGGACTCGGTCTCGGAAACCTGATGCAGCCGCTCACCCTCGCCATTCAGAACGCCCTGCCCCCACAGGACATGGGAGTGTCGACCGGAGCGGCCACCTTCTTCCGGCAGATCGGCGGCACCGCAGGCGTCGCGATCTTCCTGTCGATCCTCTTTTCCCGCCTCACCCCGGCCATCGGCGAGCGAGTGACGGCCGCCGCGGGCACCTCCGACTTCCGGCGAGCCGTGGTCGCCGCCGCGCAGAGCAACGACCCCGCCGAGGCCGCCATGGGTCAGGGAATGCTCAGCCCCGACCACGCAGGCGTCAGCGGCGTCCTCACGGACAGTTCGGTGATCGGCAGACTCGACGACGTGCTGGCCCTGCCGTTCAAACAGGGATTCGCCGACGCCATCGGATCCGTCTTCCTCACGGTGTCGATGCTCGCCGTCGTCGCCTTCGTCCTCACCGTGCTGTGGAAGGAAGTACCCCTCCGCAGCGAGTCCGGACTCCAGGCCGCGGCGCGGGGAAACTCAGCGGACTGA
- a CDS encoding SulP family inorganic anion transporter has product MSGFARRLRALVPRERMTRTDVIAGLPGAIGSVPDGMASGVLAGVSPVHGLYASMAGRLFGGLSTSTKLMIVTTTSASALAAGSALTSVAPEDRPSALVLLTLVAGVAMIGAALLRLGRYTRFVSHSVMTGFLMGIAANIILGQLPTLLGTDAEGQVALAKAVDALRHPGAIDVPSLVLGLTAVVLMAGLARTRLRLFASLAALIVPTLLMVAFGLGSVTRVSDVGAIPTGFPLPHLPDPTVLTPDLIGGSLAVAVIVLVQGAGVAEAAPNPDGSRSDANRNFAGQGFCNVAAAMFRGMPVGGSVSQTALNSAAGARTRWAAIWSGIWMLAILVVFAGVVGQVPMPTLAAILIIAAVGSLDVPRVMAIWSSGFTSRIALTTTFVATLLLPVTAAVGIGVSLSLILQLNQEAMDLKVVRLRVMGNRLLEDPAPEHLSDNEIVILDVYGSLFYAGARTLQARLPDPATARSPVVILRLRGRTTVSATFLTVIADYARRLDAVGGRLCLSGVDPRIRDLWTDDLLAAQGIAIEFFTATPLIGESTLAAFAQARVRVHRGDGA; this is encoded by the coding sequence ATGAGCGGGTTCGCTCGCCGACTGCGCGCCCTCGTGCCCCGGGAACGAATGACCCGGACGGACGTGATCGCGGGGCTCCCCGGCGCCATCGGCAGCGTTCCGGACGGAATGGCCTCCGGCGTTCTCGCGGGCGTCAGCCCCGTGCACGGCCTGTACGCCAGCATGGCGGGCCGACTGTTCGGCGGACTGTCCACCAGCACAAAGCTGATGATCGTTACCACGACGAGTGCATCGGCGCTGGCAGCCGGATCGGCGTTGACGAGCGTCGCACCGGAGGATCGGCCGTCGGCGCTGGTTCTGCTGACACTCGTCGCCGGGGTTGCAATGATCGGTGCTGCGTTGCTAAGGCTGGGCCGGTACACACGATTCGTGTCGCATTCGGTGATGACCGGATTTCTGATGGGCATCGCCGCCAACATCATCCTCGGACAACTGCCGACGCTGCTCGGGACGGACGCCGAAGGACAGGTCGCACTGGCGAAAGCCGTGGACGCACTCCGCCATCCCGGTGCCATCGACGTACCTTCGCTGGTGCTCGGTCTGACGGCCGTCGTCCTGATGGCCGGTCTGGCCCGAACCCGCCTGCGACTGTTCGCATCGCTGGCGGCCCTGATCGTGCCGACCTTGCTCATGGTCGCCTTCGGGTTGGGGTCGGTCACCCGGGTATCGGACGTCGGGGCGATCCCCACCGGATTCCCGCTGCCACACCTACCGGACCCGACCGTGCTCACCCCCGATCTCATCGGCGGTTCCCTCGCCGTCGCCGTCATCGTCCTCGTCCAGGGCGCGGGCGTCGCGGAGGCCGCTCCCAATCCCGACGGCTCACGCTCGGACGCCAACCGCAATTTCGCCGGCCAGGGCTTCTGCAACGTCGCTGCCGCGATGTTCCGGGGGATGCCGGTCGGAGGGTCGGTGAGCCAGACCGCACTCAACAGCGCAGCCGGGGCCCGCACCCGCTGGGCGGCGATCTGGTCCGGGATCTGGATGCTGGCGATCCTCGTCGTCTTCGCCGGTGTGGTCGGGCAGGTTCCGATGCCGACACTGGCCGCAATTCTGATCATCGCCGCGGTCGGGTCCCTCGATGTGCCACGCGTCATGGCGATCTGGAGCAGCGGATTCACCTCGCGGATCGCGCTCACGACGACGTTCGTCGCCACCCTCCTGCTCCCTGTCACCGCCGCCGTGGGAATCGGCGTCTCGCTGTCCTTGATCTTGCAACTCAACCAGGAGGCGATGGACCTGAAAGTCGTCCGCCTCCGCGTCATGGGCAACCGACTACTGGAGGATCCAGCACCGGAACACCTGTCCGACAACGAGATCGTCATCCTCGATGTCTACGGCAGCCTCTTCTACGCGGGTGCGCGCACGCTCCAGGCCCGACTACCCGACCCCGCAACGGCGCGGTCACCGGTGGTTATCCTCCGCCTTCGGGGACGCACCACCGTCAGCGCCACCTTCCTCACCGTCATCGCCGACTACGCGCGCCGACTCGACGCGGTCGGCGGACGACTGTGTCTCAGCGGCGTGGACCCACGGATCCGCGATCTCTGGACCGACGACCTGCTGGCCGCCCAGGGAATCGCGATCGAATTCTTCACGGCGACCCCGCTCATCGGCGAATCGACCCTCGCGGCCTTTGCCCAGGCGCGGGTGCGGGTGCACCGCGGGGACGGTGCGTGA
- a CDS encoding NAD-dependent epimerase/dehydratase family protein produces MRVVVLGGDGFCGWPSALHLSASGHDVTIVDNFVRRRADDELGVQSLTPIRPLAERIEAWQAASGREIAVVELDVAHDYDAMTELLITVRPDAVVHFAEQRSAPYSMKSPPHKRYTIDNNLNATHNLLAAVVQAGIDIHVVHLGTMGVYGYETVPVDLPEGYLTVSYPDRHGEMHSREILYPTQPGSVYHLSKSLDQLLFQFYAHNDGVRVTDLHQGIVWGTQTDETERDPRLINRFDYDGDYGTVLNRFIVEAAIGYPLTVHGTGGQTRAFINIRDTVRCIRLAVESGFQVGGQVRVMNQMTETHRVADLAQLVARTIGAEVDRVANPRQEADENQLAARNDRLLGLGLAPITLDSGLLATEVGIARAYSGRIDASRIPCRSFWNESRRSAVEEQSA; encoded by the coding sequence ATGCGGGTAGTGGTGCTGGGAGGTGACGGGTTCTGCGGTTGGCCGAGTGCGCTCCACCTGTCGGCGAGCGGGCACGACGTCACCATCGTCGACAACTTCGTTCGCCGGCGAGCGGACGACGAACTCGGGGTGCAGTCGTTGACCCCGATTCGACCCCTCGCCGAGCGTATCGAGGCGTGGCAGGCGGCGTCCGGGCGCGAGATCGCTGTCGTGGAGTTGGACGTGGCCCACGATTACGACGCGATGACCGAACTGCTGATTACCGTGCGCCCGGACGCCGTGGTGCACTTCGCCGAACAGCGGTCCGCCCCGTATTCGATGAAATCGCCGCCCCACAAGCGGTACACGATCGACAACAACCTCAACGCCACTCACAACCTGCTGGCTGCGGTTGTCCAGGCCGGCATCGACATCCATGTCGTCCACCTGGGAACCATGGGTGTGTACGGCTACGAGACCGTCCCCGTGGACCTGCCTGAGGGGTATCTCACCGTCAGCTACCCCGATCGGCACGGTGAGATGCACAGTCGTGAGATCCTGTATCCGACCCAACCGGGTAGTGTGTATCACCTGTCGAAGTCGTTGGATCAGTTGCTGTTTCAATTCTATGCGCACAACGACGGAGTCCGCGTCACCGATCTTCACCAAGGAATCGTCTGGGGCACCCAAACCGATGAGACCGAACGTGATCCGCGGTTGATCAACCGTTTCGACTACGACGGCGACTACGGCACCGTGTTGAATCGCTTCATCGTGGAGGCGGCGATCGGGTATCCGCTCACCGTGCACGGAACCGGTGGGCAGACAAGGGCATTCATCAACATCCGCGACACCGTCCGCTGTATCAGGCTCGCCGTCGAGTCGGGTTTCCAGGTCGGTGGTCAGGTCCGGGTGATGAATCAGATGACGGAGACGCATCGGGTCGCCGACCTCGCGCAGCTGGTGGCGAGGACGATCGGCGCCGAGGTCGACAGGGTGGCCAACCCCCGGCAGGAGGCCGACGAGAACCAGCTCGCGGCCCGCAACGACCGGTTACTCGGGCTGGGTCTGGCGCCGATCACCCTCGACTCGGGTCTACTGGCCACCGAAGTCGGGATCGCCCGGGCCTACTCCGGGCGGATCGACGCCTCCCGCATACCCTGCCGGTCGTTCTGGAATGAAAGTCGCAGGTCCGCGGTCGAGGAGCAGAGCGCTTGA
- a CDS encoding glycosyltransferase, producing MTDVAHPPHEPVHEPAAIADHFRSVDSAPADYAVDRPASGTNGFLVTFVGISILAMCLRMILAHADVMDAPNDLVILSSGRGDVQFPLRMFLAVFFLTYALHAYSNIWRRLYLGLSLLGKFLTFCVLIDGVASLLHHVGIISISVFGAQMISGLLALAIFPHTVIRQAQLPPQGPLPLDPRIPPSAFLALASCLVLASAGAVIALRLFGHVVDVLKDWAILGGIGAGVFLMQQILATLTALLGVRALRRSRRQEFTAPVAVLVPAHNEAHSIADTIASVDAGAETYPDAIHLYVVNNASTDTTHEVAEAAIAACTHITGEVLDCPTPGKAIALNMGIEQIREEFVVRIDADTMIGPGCLETAMRHFANPMVGCVGGIPMPAEVNTWIDKCRLIEVYMRHGFFQVSLDGYQGVMGIPGMFAIYRRRQVLRVGGMVQGMNGEDTDICMRLAAAGYHNVADPKAVYYSETPASYAHLREQRTRWFRSIYHLAARNRAVLLDRRTMIGTFVLPFNLVNAARRAMLAPLLIYAAIAGFAFHTTFTSMRWQPIVATLLGMSMIMTVIVCLIWRPGSVKYIPAYLCFRVLRSYFTLAAVLTLVYPPMHPRIPGHVRLSSRRQRTWPTLTHRG from the coding sequence ATGACCGATGTCGCACATCCCCCGCACGAACCCGTGCACGAACCGGCAGCGATCGCCGACCACTTTCGGTCGGTCGACAGCGCACCGGCGGATTACGCCGTCGACCGCCCTGCCAGTGGCACCAACGGCTTTCTCGTCACATTCGTGGGGATCTCGATCCTGGCAATGTGCCTGCGAATGATCCTCGCGCACGCCGACGTGATGGACGCACCAAACGACCTGGTCATCTTGTCCTCCGGTCGCGGTGACGTCCAGTTTCCCTTGAGAATGTTCCTCGCGGTCTTCTTCCTGACCTACGCGCTGCACGCGTACTCGAACATCTGGCGTCGCCTCTACCTCGGACTGTCGCTGCTGGGCAAGTTCCTGACGTTCTGTGTTCTGATCGACGGCGTTGCCTCGTTGCTTCACCACGTCGGCATCATTTCGATTTCCGTGTTCGGTGCGCAAATGATCTCGGGTCTCCTCGCGCTGGCGATTTTCCCGCACACCGTGATTCGGCAAGCGCAGCTTCCTCCCCAGGGTCCGCTTCCACTCGACCCACGAATTCCGCCCTCGGCGTTTCTCGCGCTGGCCAGTTGTCTGGTGCTGGCCAGCGCTGGGGCTGTCATCGCACTGCGCCTCTTCGGTCACGTCGTCGACGTCTTGAAGGACTGGGCGATCCTCGGTGGCATCGGCGCCGGTGTCTTTCTCATGCAGCAGATCCTGGCGACCTTGACCGCCCTGCTGGGTGTGCGTGCTCTGAGGAGGTCGCGCCGGCAGGAGTTCACCGCACCGGTGGCAGTCTTGGTGCCCGCGCACAACGAGGCGCACAGCATCGCCGACACCATCGCCTCGGTGGACGCCGGCGCCGAAACGTACCCGGATGCCATTCACCTGTACGTGGTGAACAATGCCTCGACCGACACGACGCACGAGGTCGCCGAAGCGGCCATCGCGGCGTGCACACACATCACCGGTGAGGTGCTCGACTGCCCGACACCGGGTAAGGCCATCGCACTGAACATGGGGATCGAGCAGATCCGGGAGGAGTTCGTCGTCCGGATCGACGCCGACACCATGATCGGACCCGGATGTCTGGAAACCGCGATGCGGCACTTCGCGAACCCGATGGTCGGCTGTGTCGGAGGAATCCCGATGCCGGCCGAGGTGAATACGTGGATCGACAAATGCCGGCTCATCGAGGTCTACATGCGGCACGGCTTCTTTCAGGTGTCCCTCGACGGCTATCAGGGCGTGATGGGTATCCCGGGAATGTTCGCCATCTACCGTCGTCGTCAGGTTCTCCGAGTCGGCGGCATGGTGCAGGGGATGAACGGAGAGGACACCGACATCTGCATGCGCCTCGCGGCCGCCGGCTACCACAACGTGGCCGACCCGAAAGCCGTGTACTACAGCGAAACGCCGGCGTCCTACGCTCACCTCCGCGAGCAGCGAACCCGATGGTTCCGCAGCATCTACCACCTAGCCGCACGCAACCGGGCGGTCCTGCTGGACCGACGCACGATGATCGGCACCTTCGTCCTGCCGTTCAATCTGGTCAACGCCGCACGCCGTGCCATGCTCGCGCCGCTGCTCATCTACGCGGCGATCGCCGGATTCGCCTTCCACACGACGTTCACGTCGATGCGCTGGCAACCCATCGTTGCCACGTTGCTAGGCATGTCGATGATCATGACCGTGATCGTCTGCCTGATCTGGCGGCCCGGTTCGGTCAAGTACATACCCGCCTACCTCTGCTTTCGCGTTCTCCGTAGCTACTTCACCCTCGCGGCCGTCCTGACGCTGGTCTACCCACCCATGCACCCCCGGATCCCCGGGCACGTTCGACTGTCCAGTCGCCGTCAACGGACCTGGCCGACTCTCACCCATAGAGGGTGA
- a CDS encoding alkyl/aryl-sulfatase yields MPPAPKPASESIVQQHRALRERLPFSDTQDFDDANRGLVARREPNAVKADDGTVLWDNDTYAFLDGDAPETVNPSLWRQSQLAAVAGLFEVVPGVYQVRGMDLSNTSFIEGDEGVIVVDTLLSAETGRAALELYRKHRGDRAVKAIIYTHSHADHFGGVRGFVSQEEVDAGEVKIFAPEGFVEHAVSENVYAGTAMNRRAGYMYGAALARGPQGQVGAGLGQTVSIGTVTLIAPTDLVTTTGHEETVDGVRMVFQMAPDTEAPSEMLIYFPDFKALCAAEDATHTFHNLLTLRGAVVRDPHGWAGYLTETIDLFGGDAEVVFASHHWPTWGAERVVEFLSSQRDLYAYVHDQTLRLMNKGFTGPEIAEQMQLPPALENTWSARGYYGSVSHNVKAVYQRYLGWFDGNPASLWEHTPIEQSKRYVEFMGGADTVVAKARDSFGAGDFRWVAQVVNHVVYAQPDHSEARALLADTYEQLGYGAENGTWRSWYLSGTTELREGNFGTPTETTAPDVIGQLTPSMLFDAIAIQVHGPKSWDEKLSIDVVLTDTDERYRLRLANGVLTYSPRAQKGDADATLTTTTRALPALALGSLSTDDLAKAGIDVSGEGSVLARLAAALEPGDKNFAIVTPE; encoded by the coding sequence ATGCCTCCCGCACCGAAGCCAGCATCGGAATCCATCGTCCAGCAGCATCGTGCTCTCCGCGAACGTTTGCCGTTCTCCGACACCCAGGACTTCGACGACGCGAACCGAGGTCTCGTCGCCCGGCGCGAGCCGAACGCAGTGAAGGCCGACGATGGCACGGTCCTGTGGGACAACGACACCTACGCATTCCTCGACGGTGATGCCCCCGAGACCGTGAACCCGAGCCTGTGGCGTCAATCCCAGCTGGCCGCGGTGGCCGGTCTGTTCGAGGTCGTGCCCGGCGTCTACCAGGTGCGCGGGATGGACCTGTCGAACACCTCGTTCATCGAGGGGGACGAGGGCGTGATCGTGGTCGATACCCTCCTCTCCGCCGAGACGGGCAGGGCTGCGCTCGAGCTCTACCGCAAGCACCGCGGCGACCGCGCCGTGAAGGCCATCATCTACACGCACTCCCATGCGGACCACTTCGGTGGCGTCAGAGGCTTCGTGTCACAGGAGGAGGTCGACGCCGGCGAGGTGAAGATCTTCGCACCGGAGGGATTCGTCGAGCACGCGGTCTCCGAGAACGTCTATGCGGGCACCGCGATGAACCGCCGCGCGGGCTACATGTACGGGGCGGCTCTTGCGCGCGGGCCGCAGGGCCAGGTCGGCGCCGGACTCGGGCAGACCGTGTCGATCGGTACCGTCACCCTCATCGCACCGACCGACCTCGTCACGACTACCGGTCACGAGGAAACCGTCGACGGCGTGCGCATGGTCTTCCAGATGGCGCCCGACACCGAAGCCCCGTCGGAGATGCTCATCTACTTCCCGGATTTCAAGGCGCTGTGCGCGGCCGAGGACGCAACCCACACCTTCCATAATCTGCTGACCCTGCGCGGTGCCGTCGTGCGCGACCCCCACGGCTGGGCCGGCTATCTCACGGAGACGATCGACCTGTTCGGCGGCGACGCCGAGGTCGTGTTCGCCTCGCACCACTGGCCGACCTGGGGTGCAGAGCGGGTCGTCGAGTTCCTGTCGAGCCAACGCGATCTGTATGCCTATGTGCACGACCAGACTCTGCGGTTGATGAACAAGGGTTTCACCGGCCCTGAGATCGCCGAACAGATGCAGCTACCACCCGCGCTCGAGAACACGTGGAGCGCCCGCGGCTACTACGGGTCGGTCAGCCACAACGTGAAGGCGGTATACCAGCGCTATCTCGGCTGGTTCGACGGCAATCCAGCCAGCCTGTGGGAGCACACCCCGATCGAGCAGTCGAAGCGATACGTCGAGTTCATGGGCGGTGCGGACACCGTCGTCGCCAAGGCACGCGACTCGTTCGGCGCGGGCGACTTCCGCTGGGTCGCACAGGTCGTGAACCACGTCGTCTACGCACAACCCGACCATTCGGAGGCAAGAGCCCTGCTCGCAGACACGTACGAACAGCTCGGCTACGGGGCCGAGAACGGTACCTGGCGCAGCTGGTACCTCTCGGGAACGACCGAACTGCGCGAGGGCAACTTCGGTACCCCGACGGAGACCACGGCCCCCGATGTCATCGGCCAATTGACGCCGTCGATGCTGTTCGACGCCATCGCGATCCAGGTGCACGGCCCGAAGTCATGGGACGAGAAGCTGTCGATCGACGTCGTTCTCACCGACACCGACGAACGCTACCGCCTGCGGCTCGCGAATGGAGTGCTGACCTACAGCCCCCGCGCACAGAAAGGCGACGCCGACGCAACTCTCACGACGACGACGAGGGCGCTGCCTGCGCTCGCCCTCGGATCCCTGTCCACCGACGATCTCGCGAAGGCAGGCATCGACGTGAGCGGCGAGGGATCAGTCCTCGCCCGACTCGCCGCAGCGCTGGAGCCGGGCGACAAGAACTTCGCCATCGTCACCCCGGAATGA
- a CDS encoding inorganic diphosphatase, protein MEFDVTIEIPKGQRNKYEVDHVTGRVKLDRYLYTAFGYPADYGYIENTLGEDGDPLDALVLLPESVFPGVIVEARPVGMFKMVDEAGGDDKVLCVPAGDPRWDHIQDIGDVPQFELDAIKHFFVHYKDLEPGKHVEAADWVGLAEAKAEVEASLKRLKDNGGH, encoded by the coding sequence GTGGAGTTCGACGTCACCATCGAGATCCCCAAGGGTCAGCGAAACAAGTACGAGGTCGACCACGTGACCGGTCGCGTGAAGCTGGACCGCTACCTGTACACCGCGTTCGGCTACCCGGCCGACTACGGCTACATCGAGAACACCCTCGGCGAGGACGGCGACCCGCTGGACGCGCTGGTCCTGCTCCCGGAGTCCGTGTTCCCCGGAGTCATCGTCGAGGCACGTCCCGTCGGCATGTTCAAGATGGTCGACGAGGCCGGCGGCGACGACAAGGTGCTGTGCGTGCCTGCCGGCGATCCGCGCTGGGACCACATCCAGGACATCGGCGACGTCCCGCAGTTCGAACTGGACGCCATCAAGCACTTCTTCGTCCACTACAAGGACCTCGAGCCGGGCAAGCACGTCGAGGCCGCCGACTGGGTCGGGCTCGCCGAGGCGAAGGCCGAGGTCGAGGCGTCCCTGAAGCGTCTGAAGGACAACGGCGGACACTGA
- the dacB gene encoding D-alanyl-D-alanine carboxypeptidase/D-alanyl-D-alanine endopeptidase: protein MGSLAGRHRRNMRILFASVVVVVLAMAAVLVIAVSAHNASAGRGELTIAPEPAPIIAAPQVTPVPDDAPVPTAQGIAAAVGPAAANPDLGKFSGTVADAVTGQVLWSVNPQTPMTPASTTKVLTAGSALLSLPSDHRVTTKVVQGATPGEIVLVAGGDPTLTAKPVGENGYYPGAAHISQLVDQIRAAGIAVTRIVVDTGIYSGDTMAQGWFPTDVGAGFITPTEPIMIDGGRADPLVDESPRSSTPALDAGRTLAGALGVDPSAVASGVAAPGAATVASVQSAPLRDRLRQMMEHSDNVLAEAIGREVAMNAGAEASFAGAVATIGRTLSGAGFDLSGLTLHDASGLSVDDRIAPHTLDQVLTAAAGEGNPALRPMLDYLPVAGATGSLSDRYASGNRTGAGWVRAKTGTLSTASALAGYVVDQNGRVLTFALMSNDRPPEVSRPALDALAAALRTCGCQ from the coding sequence ATGGGCTCGTTGGCGGGACGCCACCGTCGGAACATGCGAATTCTGTTCGCGTCGGTCGTCGTCGTGGTGCTAGCGATGGCCGCCGTGCTGGTGATCGCGGTGAGCGCGCACAACGCGTCGGCGGGCCGCGGCGAACTGACGATCGCCCCCGAACCGGCGCCGATCATCGCGGCACCGCAGGTCACGCCGGTCCCGGACGACGCCCCGGTGCCGACGGCGCAGGGGATCGCGGCCGCGGTCGGTCCGGCCGCCGCCAACCCGGACCTCGGCAAGTTCAGCGGAACGGTCGCCGACGCGGTCACCGGGCAGGTGCTGTGGAGCGTCAACCCGCAGACCCCGATGACGCCGGCGTCCACCACCAAGGTCCTCACCGCGGGATCGGCGCTGCTGTCGTTGCCGTCCGACCACCGCGTCACGACGAAGGTCGTGCAGGGCGCGACTCCCGGTGAGATCGTCCTCGTCGCCGGCGGTGATCCCACTCTCACCGCGAAGCCGGTCGGGGAGAACGGCTACTACCCGGGTGCGGCGCACATCTCGCAACTCGTCGATCAGATCCGGGCCGCGGGCATCGCGGTGACGCGCATCGTGGTCGACACCGGCATCTACTCGGGTGACACCATGGCGCAGGGGTGGTTCCCGACGGATGTCGGCGCCGGATTCATCACCCCCACCGAGCCGATCATGATCGACGGCGGACGCGCCGACCCACTCGTGGACGAGTCGCCGCGCAGTTCGACACCCGCGCTCGACGCCGGGCGGACGCTGGCCGGTGCACTCGGCGTCGACCCGTCGGCGGTCGCGTCGGGGGTCGCGGCACCCGGCGCCGCCACCGTCGCGAGTGTGCAGTCCGCGCCGCTGCGCGACCGGTTGCGGCAGATGATGGAACACTCGGACAATGTGCTTGCCGAAGCGATCGGGCGGGAGGTTGCCATGAATGCCGGCGCGGAAGCATCGTTCGCGGGCGCCGTCGCGACCATCGGCCGGACCTTGTCCGGGGCCGGATTCGACCTGTCGGGGCTCACGCTGCACGACGCGAGCGGGCTGTCCGTCGACGACCGCATCGCACCCCACACACTCGACCAGGTCCTGACGGCCGCCGCCGGGGAGGGGAACCCGGCCCTGCGGCCGATGCTCGACTATCTGCCGGTGGCCGGTGCCACGGGCAGCCTGTCGGACCGGTACGCGTCGGGGAACCGCACCGGCGCCGGATGGGTGCGTGCGAAGACCGGCACCCTGTCCACGGCCAGCGCCCTCGCCGGCTACGTGGTGGACCAGAACGGGCGCGTCCTCACGTTCGCGCTGATGTCCAACGACCGTCCGCCGGAGGTCAGCCGTCCCGCACTCGACGCACTGGCGGCCGCGCTCCGCACATGCGGGTGCCAGTGA